A window of Mucilaginibacter robiniae genomic DNA:
ATCCAATCTCCCAGCTCAACCTACCACCTGTAAATACTCAAGTAGCAATAGCCCAAACTGGTAAAAAGCCTATCAGTAAATCAGAGATACCTATGGCCGCTCTGCTGGATAGTTCTGCCAAGGTTAACCAACAACTTATTGTTCAAAAAACTATTCCTCCTACCATCGGCAAAAAGGATTCGGCGGTAGCAAAAGCTACATCCAAACCTTCCATTTATACTTTGTTTGAACAAGACGAAAAAAACAATAATACTAAATCTAAACTGGTGAAAAAAGAAAACACCAGTAAACGGGTACTATACAGTGTTTATGCCGCTACCTACTTTAACTACGCGAAGGGCAGCAGCAACCAAGTAAATGCTGGTGCCGGGTTCACCTCCGATATTCGCTTGTCGGGTAAACTGAAGTTATCTACCGGCTTGGCTATCGGACAAAACTCTTTAAGTTATAACGGATTGCCCTCGCAAGGTAACTTAGCTGCTGCGGCTATAGCAGCCGCTCCTGTTATCGCCAACACAACAGTGAACAGTTTAACCAGCAGTTTTCCGGTAAGCCGTGCTGCTGTATCGACTGTAAAAAGGTACCAAGCTAATTTTACGGGTTTAGACATTCCCATCAATTTAAAATACGAGTTTAATTCCCATTCAGATACTTACATTGCCGCCGGTTTAAGTTCAGGCACCTTCATTACCGAAAACTACCGATACCAGTACGCTAATCCGGTTTCTTTTTCCACATCAAACACCCAAACAACTACTGAAGTTACTACACGCACTAACTTCAGCCGGTTTGATATTGCCCATGTACTTAACTTATCGTTTGGCGTAGGCTATCGCTTAGGAAGCAACCGTATTATCATTGAGCCCTTTTTAAAGTATCCTCTGGATGGCTTGGGCTCGCAGCAAATTCAGTTTGGTGCCGGTGGCGTTAATTTAAAGTTTAAATTTCAATCACATAAAAAATGAAAAAGGTTTTAACACTCATTGCATGGCTGATTAGCATGGCTGAGTTACGGGCACAAAATCTGGAAGTAGCTGTTCAGGCTGGGGGTAACTTGTCGCACTATTCAGGCACCAATGCTGAAGCTTATAACAGTTTGGGAACCAAAAGCCGGGTTGGCTATCAAGCCGGATTACAGCTACAGCAGAATTTTAAATCAGGATGGCTAATTGGTCTGTATGCCGGGTACGAAGCACTAAAAAATTCATCACATTATAGTCCTATTTACTTTGATAACCCTCTTTATTACGCAACAGTTCCAACAGCTTCCGGCACCTCCCCGGTTGATTATATGATTCCGGATCATGTTCAAACTATTTTTACCAATAAATTTTTAAACATCAATCCTTACTTGGGTTACCGTTTTATCATGAAAGACATTAGCATTGATGTAATGCCAGGCTTAGAACTAGGAATAAGATTATCCAGCACTGGCAAAACAGAGTATTCTTACTCTGGCTCAACCGGTACGGCTGATGACCCTTACAACTCAGCTGTACAAGGCTCAGACTTAAGGCTACGGGGCGGATTAGCAGTACACATTCAACGATGGAGTATTACAGGCGGCTATGCTTATGGGCTGATTAAATATTTAAAAACAGCAGATGAAGGCTCCCATAGCCATATTGCTAGATTAGGGCTGGCTTATCGCTTGTTTTAAGCGATCGCTTTTATTTAAAGCGGATAGCTTTTACCGGAGTTATTTTACTAACCAGCATAGAGGGTAGCAGTAGTACCAGCAAACAGATAATCAGCGTACCAGCATTAAGTAGTATGATATCGCTGCTATTAATTTGTATCGGCACAAAGTTCATGTAGTATGATGCTTTGTCAAGTTTAAAGAAATGGGTTTGCTGCTGCAGCCAACTTAAGCCTAAGCCAAATACATTGCCCAGTAGCAAGCCTAAGCCAATCAGGTAAGTAGCGTTGTACAAAAACACCCGCTGAATGGCCCAGTTAGTAGCGCCTAAAGCTTTAAACATACCAATCATGGCCGTGCGTTCCAGTATCATAATCAGCAAGGCCGATATCATGTTAATAACGGCTACAATCAGCATTAATACCAGCATAACACGGGTATTACCATCCAGCAATTGCAACCATTCAAATATGGATTGGTAGTTTTCATCTACTGTGTAGGCTTTCAGGTAAACCGGCAGCAGGTTACTTAAAGTATCAGCAGCTTCACCCAGCCTACTGAAATCTGTAATTTGCACTTCATATCCTCCAGCTTCCCGATTAGTCCAGTTGTTGAGGCGCTGTATTACCCCTAAATTGCCGATAACAAACGTTTTGTTTACATCTTCCAGCCCAGCATCATAAATACCTACAATCTTAAACTTACGTTTGCGTAACCTTTCCTGCACAAAGAACATTAAGAAATTATCGCCCACCTTCAACTTTAATCGTGCGGCGGTATAACTCGAAATCATAACTGATTCCTGAGCAGCGGCAGAATCAGCAAAGTTGATGACCTGCCCGGCTACCAGCGTAGGTTTGAAGGCCGTCCAGTCGTAGGTTTTATCTACCCCTTTCAGTACAACACCTTCAATTTCATCGTTGGCTTTTATTACGCCTGGCTTAGTGGCAAAAGGCATAATATGCGACAGCAAAGGTATGCGATGTACTTTTCGCACCAAGTTGCTATCCACCATGAATGGTGAATTTTCATATGAGAAGTTATTATCGAATTTAGTTACTTGAATATCGCCGGCAAAGCCGCGCACCTTAGTTAGTATTTCTTGCTTAAATCCTTTCAACACCGCTACTGACAAGATCATGACGCCTAAGCCCAGCATAATGCCCACAATAGCAATACGTACAATCAATTTTGAGAAAGTACGCTTGGTTTTAAAAGTAATACGTGATGCAACAAACGAAGAGAAATTCAAGCCCGACAGTTTTTTTGTACTTTCGCAAATATGCGGTTTTTGCGATTAAACCTCGCCAACTGCTAAATTGTTTTACACAACCAGCTACCATGAAATTTATCGTTCATTTCGCTTTCACTTTAATGTTAGGCCTTGCCGCTATCACGAGTACTGGTCAGGTAACCGGCCAATCAGGTACTCACAAAAAAACGGCTCAGATTATTACTGGTGCCGACCAGCCGAACGCATACCTTAGCTACTTGCATAACAAGAATGTAGGTATGGTAGTTAACCCTACTTCTATTATCGGTAATCGCAAAATGCCATTGGTAGATAGCTTAGTTAAGCTGAGTATTCACATTACCAAAATTTTCGGTCCCGAGCATGGGTTTCGGGGTGATGCCAGTAATGGTAATACGGTAAATAACAGTGTGGATAGTAAAACCGGAATTCCGGTTATATCCTTGTATGGCAGTAAATACAAGCCATCTGTAAGCGACTTAAAAGGTATAGATGTGCTGGTGTTTGATATACAGGATGTAGGTACCCGCTTTTATACTTACATTTCTACTCTGCATTATGTGATGGAAGCTTGTGCGGAAAACAATTTGGAGCTGGTGATACTAGACCGTCCAAACCCTAATGGCTACTGTGTGGATGGTCCGATATTAGATACGGCTTATCGTTCGTTTGTAGGCATGCATCCCATCCCCATTATGCACGGCCTTACCATAGCCGAATATGCTCAAATGATTAATGGTGAAGGCTGGTTGAAAAACCACGTACAATGCAGGCTTAAAATTATCAAACTCGCCAACTACAATCACCAGTTGTCTTACACGCTGCCAGTTAACCCATCTCCTAACCTGAACACGGCACAATCTATCCTGCTATATCCTAGTATATGTTTGTTTGAAGGTACTACATTAAGCTTGGGTCGGGGTACGTTGTTTCCTTTTCAGGTAGTTGGCCATCCGGCGTTAAAAGGGCAGTATAATTTTTCATTTACACCGGTAAGTATGCCTGGCATGAGCGAAAACCCACCGCAAAAAAACCAAATTTGCTATGGGATTGATTTACGTAATTACAATGTAAATCAGCTTAAACAAAGTGGGCAACTTAACTTAAGCTGGTTATTGAGCTTGTACCATAACTTTCCAGATAAATTACACTTTTTTAACGATTACTTTACCAGGTTAACTGGAAGCAAAAAGTTGCGTGAACAAATTGAAGCCGGACTTAATGAACAGGCTATTCGCCAAAGTTGGGAACCCGGTTTAAGCCGTTTTAAACAACTGCGTAAAAAATACCTGATATACCCTTAAACTCCTAAATGTTGTAACTTGCGCAGTAATTCACTTTCCAGTAATATTTTTATCACCTAAAAACATTAACTACCTTGTTGTGCTTGATGAACTTATGAAATTAACTAACCTAAATAAAATATAACAACCTTAAATCTTAATATTTATCTATGAGAATTGTATTTATGGGCACGCCCGACTTTGCAGTAGCTTCGCTGGAAGCTTTACTGGAAGCTGGCTGCCAAATTGTGGGCGTAGTAACCGCACCCGACAAGCCAGCCGGCCGCGGCCAAAAGCTAAAAGAATCGGCAGTAAAGCAGTATGCTGTTGCACAAGGGCTAAAAGTACTGCAACCTGAAAAATTAAAAAATTCTGAGTTTTTAGAAGAACTAAAAAGCTTGCAAGCCGATTTGCAAGTAGTTGTAGCCTTCCGTATGCTACCCGAAGCAGTATGGAATATGCCAGCTAAGGGCACTATAAATCTGCATGCTTCACTTTTGCCACAATATCGAGGCGCGGCTCCTATCAATTGGGCCATTATTAACGGCGAACCGGAAAGCGGTGTCAGTACTTTCTTTTTAAAGCATGAAATTGATACTGGCGATTTGCTGTTTGTAGAAAAGGTAGGTATTGACCCTGATGTAACGGCCGGTGAGTACCACGATCGCCTGATGATTAAAGGTGCCGGTCTGCTGGTAAAAACCGTTAAAGCCATTGAAAGCGGCCGTTATACCGAGCAGCCGCAAGAACAACTAGGCGACGGACAAGAACTAAAGCATGCCCCCAAGATCTTTAAAGAAGATTGCCTGATAGATTGGAACCAACCTGTAAGCAAGGTTTATAACCGCATACGTGGTTTAAGTCCTAGCCCAGCTGCTTATACTGACTTAAACGATAAGACCTTTAAAATTTATAAAGCCGCTAAAGAGCAGGCTCAGCCTACCGAGCATCCAGGCAGCTATGCAACAGATCATAAAACTTATTTGAAGTTCGCTTGTCGTGATGGTTATATTAGCGTTACTGATGTACAAATGGAAGGAAAAAAACGTATGGGAATTGAGGAATTTTTACGTGGCGTAAAGTTGTAAAACCCAATCATTTTATAACAGCAACTAATAGAAAAGCTATTGTTATAACGCTAATAAACTAGCGCTACACAATAGCTTTTTTTATAACCATTTCACTAAAGTATGTTGTCAAAGCAACAACCAGCACGAATTATGTTTGGTTACAACAGCTTTACATTTCTCATCAAAATAACGTCAAAAATGCAGGTACATGACTTTTGTACATAAATGCCGTTTAAATTTGTAACCTATAAGTAGTTGATTGATTAAGATTATGGCATTTCAGGATTTGCGCATTGAACGTTTAAAAACACAAATTGAACCTTTACGGCAACAGTTAATTCAGCATTCATTATATCGGCATATCGCCACGCTGGATGATTTACACACGTTTATGGAGCACCACGCTTTTGCTGTATGGGACTTCATGTCGTTGCTGAAGGCGCTGCAACAAACTCTTACCTGTGTACATGTGCCTTGGATGCCTGTAGGTAATGCCACCACGCGTTACTTAATTAATGAGATTGTGACTGGTGAAGAAAGTGATGTTGATGAACAAGGTAATCGTACCAGCCATTTTGAATTGTACCTGCAAGCTATGCAGCAGGCCGGCGGAAAAGCGAATGCTATTGATGCCTTGTTCAATGAACTGCGTAACGGCAAAACTATTGATGAAGCTTTGCTAATAGCATCTATACCTATCGCAGCCCGCAACTTTGTGCAGCACACTTTTGATGTAATTGATACTCGTAAATCTTACCTACAGGCTGCTGTATTTACCTTTGGGCGTGAAGATTTAATCCCAGACATGTTCATCAGCATGGTAAAAGAAATAAGCCGACAGTTTCCGGGCAAGGTAGATTTATTACTGTATTATTTAGAACGCCATATTGAAGTTGATGGCGATCACCACTCGCAACTGGCTTACCAAATGACAGCGGAGTTATGCGGTGATGACGAAACTAAATGGAGTGAGGCTACCGAGGCTGTTGAAGCTGCTTTAAAATCCCGTATTGCTTTGTGGGATGGCATTCTGGAAGCTATCACACTTCGAGAAACCGTATAACTGTCAGATATCACTCTCATGCCGAAACCAACAGGCATGAGCATATTTGAGGTTTTACTTGTTGAGCTCGTCAATTAAGTTCTTACTTAAGCTATTAAAATAACGTTTTACACCATAGCCAATTACCCATTGTATGCCGCGGGTAGCGTTGGTTAAAAATACCTCATCCGCTTCATTCAAAATATCAGGGCTCATTTGTGCTTCAGTTACTGGTATATCCAATTCAAGCGCAATATTGATGATTACCTGCCGCATAATACCATCTACACACCCCTCACTCAAAGCCGGGGTGTATAAATGATCACGATACCACACAAATACATTGGAGCTAATGCCTTCGCATAAAAAATTATGCTCATTCAATAAAAAGACATCGTCCAGCCGATGCTGGCTTTTATACAAACCCGCCATTACATACAACAACGAGTTACAGGTTTTCAGGTTAGATAAATAGTTTACCGGCTTTTGCAACTCGGTAAATACATTCATCAGTAAGCCTTTGTTATTCAGCTGGTAACCGCTTATCTCATCTGGTTGTAGCTCCAACACCCAGCCGGCTTTGTTATCGGTGGGAGTATAAAGTCCGTCACCTTCACGGTAAACGGTAAGACGGATTCGACCATTTTTAGCCTTGTTCCATACAGCTAACTCTTCGGCTTTTTCTTTTAAAAACCAGGTATCCATCAGGGAGTACCCCTCTATTTTCAAGGTTTTCATACCTTGTTGAAGCCGGCTGGCATGCAGATTAGCAAATTTAAGCTGCCCATTAACCAGGCGCATGCTTTCAAACAAACCATCCCCATATTTAAAGGCTCGGTTAGCTACTGTTATTTGCGGAGCATCCGCCGGGATCAACTTACCATTAATATTAACAAAAGAAGGCATCATGCGATGGTTTAAACAACTAATTAGTCGTTTTGCTCTACTGTGTTGACAATATATTTACGCCATTTTTGCAAAACGGCTTCAAAATCAGCAGGCAAAGGTGCTTCAAAATAAATAAATTTACGTGTAGTAGGGTGTACAAAGCCTAAACTTTGTGCATGTAAGGCCTGACGGGGCATTAATTCAAAGCAATTTTCTATAAATTGCTTGTACTTGCTAAAGGTAGTGCCCTTTACAATCCGGTCGCCTCCATAAGTTGCATCACTAAACAATGGGTGACCAATATGCTTCATGTGTGCCCTGATTTGGTGCGTACGCCCGGTTTCCAGTTGACACTCAATTAACGTAACATAGCCAAAACGTTCCAGTACCTTGTAATGCGTAACCGACCATTTGCCTTTTTCCGGATCATCATAAACCGACATTACTCTGCGGTCGGCCACGCTACGGCCTATGTATCCGCTAATGATACCATCTTGCTCCAAATCGCCCCAGGCCAAAGCCAGGTATTTACGGGCAATGGTATGTTCAAAAAACTGCCGCGCCAGCCAGGTCATGGCTCGTTCGTTTTTACTAATTAGCAGCAAGCCTGATGTATCTTTATCTATGCGATGCACCAAACCCGGACGGCCATCGTTGCCAGGCAAAGTAGGTAATTTCTGAAAATGGTAAACTAACCCATTCACCAATGTACCTGTATAATTATTATACCCCGGATGCACTACCAAGCCAGCAGGTTTATTTACAATAAGCACATCATCATCTTCATACGTAATATTCAGCGGTATATTTTCCGGGTATACTTCCGTATCACGAGGAGGATGTGGTAATACTACCGAAATTACATCTTGTGGCTTTACCTTATAGCTGGGCTTTACTGGTTTATCATTCACTAGCACATTGCCCAAGTCAATTGCATTTTGGATGCGATTGCGCGATGCATTTTCAATGCGGTGCATTAAAAATTTATCAATTCGTAATAATGACTGGCCTTTGTCAACTATTATGCGCAGATGCTCGTATAAATCCTGTTCATCAGCTTCCTGAAAGGCGTTTTCGGTACTCATTCGGGCAAAAATAGCTGATTTTTAGTGTTACCAGGCTTTGTAAGAAATTTTATTAGATACTCATATTTTAACAGATGAAAAAACCTTTACTTTCTGTAATGGCAATACTGTCATTTATTACTTTAAGGGCTACTGCACAAACCAGTGATGGTGTTTCCCAATTATTAAGAACGGCACCAGGCGATGCCACTAAATTATTTAGTGCTTACGCGAATCCGCTATTCAAAAGCTTAGGCACAGGCCTAAATAACGGATGGACCAACACCGCTAAAACCAAAGGTTTACTACACTTTGAACTACGTGTTAGCGTATCGGATGTTTTTACCCCGGCATCCGACAAAACTTTTGATATCAACCAGCTTGGTTTATCCAGTAGCGTGAAAGTAGCTTCAGGCAGTTCATCCATTGCACCAACATTCACGGGTTCAAAAAATGTTACCCCCCCAACGCTTGATTTGTATTCTAACAATGGCATCAGGGTAGATCGTTTTACGCTGCCTGCTCGCCAAATATCGTCTATACCTACCCCACAGTTGCAGCTTACCGCAGGTTTACCTGGCAATACGGATGTTACAATCAGAGCTATACCTAAAACCAAAATATCTGATGATATAGGTTCGATAGGCATGTTTGGCTTTGGGCTAAAACATGATATTATGTCGGATATTATTGGCAATACTGCCGCACAGATAGTGCCTTTCAATTTGGCAGTACTAGCTGGATATACCCATTTTAGTTATGAAGACCCGTTGAGTGTACAACCCAGCACCGGTAAAGCACCCGATGCCAGCAGCACTGGCAAAACTGACTTTAGCACCCAGCGCATACAAGGGCACCTGAACGGCTTTAATGCACAAGTGATTATTTCCAAAAAGCTAATGTTCTTTACTCCTTTTGCAGCAGTAGGTTACAGTACAGCTAAAACTAACGTGGGTTTGTTAGGCAATTACCCGGTAACTAGCGGCCTTACTACTTACACCGTTTATACTGATCCAATTCGCATTAAGCAAAATAGTATTAATACTGTGAAATTAGATGCCGGTTTTCAGTTAGATTTGTCGGTATTTAAATTTTATGCGTCAGGCAGTTTGGGAGAATATAAATCTGTTAACGCAGGTATTGGCTTAGGTTTTTAATATTTGGAAACGCTTATAGATTTAGAAATATTCAGCCCTGTGCACCCTTGGCAGCACCCGGTGTTTGCAGCACAGGGGCTGAATGTTTTTATTAAGCGTGATGATTTGATACACCCGCTTATATCGGGTAATAAATGGCGCAAGCTGAAATACGTATTGCAGCATGCACGTGCACAACGCAAGAACCATCTGGTTACTTTTGGCGGCGCTTACTCCAACCACTTACTGGCTACTGCTGCAGCAGCAGCCCGCTTTGGCTTCAAAGCCACCGGCATAGTACGGGGTGAAGCAGTAAGTAACGACACACTTTTTTTATGCCGCCTACATGGCATGAACCTGATTTTTGTAGATCGAGACAGTTACCGCAACAAACTTAAATTGTTTCAGGAGCATTTTTGGCATGACGAACAGGCCTACTTTATTGACGAAGGTGGAGCTTCCCCCTTAGCTATTCAAGGCTGTAGCGAACTAGTTGCCGAACTCCCGCAAACTTACCACCATCTATTTTGTGCTTGTGGTACCGGAACTACTGCAGCAGGCATCATTACTGGGTTGCAACAGCACCACCTACCTACTCATATGCATGCAGTACCTGTTTTAAAGAATGGCGACTTTATGCGGCAGGAAATCAATGCTTATTTAACTACACCGGCTGATTATACTTTGCATACTGATTCCCATTTTGGCGGCTATGCCAAAACTACGCCCGAACTGTTACAATTTATACAACAGTTTACCGCCTCAACCGGTATTTTGATTGAACCTATTTATACCGGCAAAATGCTTTATGCTTTACTCCAACTGGCGCAACAGCAATACTTTGCTGCTGGCAGTCAAATATTAGCCATACATAGCGGTGGTATATGGGGATTATTAGGTATGAAGGATAAATTTACATTAAATTCTTAACCCCCAATTATTGTTAAAGCAAATTCAGGCACCAAAACCAAAAATTATCACGGGTTTGGTTCAATATTTTGCTCATAATTCTTCCCAGTAGCCATATACGGCTGTCTTTACGGCTTTTTTGCTACCTTGCAGAAAATATTTGCCTATGCTGTCTTCTATAATTTCTCCGCAAGACGTTCATTCCGTCTTGCAGAAGCATTTAATTGCGGATGGATTCGATTTGACCTTTGATATGGAGAAAAGTCAGGGCGTACATATTTATGATTCTAAAAACAACCGTACGCTACTTGATTTTTTTACCTGCTTTGCTTCCGTACCACTAGGCTACAATCATCCAGCCTTATTAAATGATGAGGAATTTAAGAAAGATTTGATGTTGGCAGCGCTTACCAACCCTTCCAACTCCGATATTTATACCACACAATACGCTCGTTTTGTAGATACTTTTAGCCACTTAGGTATGCCCGACTACCTGCCGCATGCTTTTTTTGTAGCCGGTGGTGGGCCTGCTATAGAAAATGCGTTAAAAACAGCGATGGATTGGAAAGTACAGAAGAACTTCAAAAAAGGCTACACTTACGAGAAAGGCTTTCAAGTACTACATTTTGAAAAAGCATTTCATGGTCGTTTGGGTTACACCCTTAGCTTAACCAACACCTTACCGGTAAAAACTAAATGGTACGCTAAATTTGATTGGCCACGGGTTTCACATCCTACTATTCAGTTCCCGCTTACGGAGGCTAATCTGGAAGATTTAGAGCAAAGGGAGGCTCAATCGATAGCTCAAGTCAAACAGGCTTTTGCCGACCATAAAGATGACATTTGTGCTATCATTATTGAACCAGTACAAGCTGAAGGCGGCGACAATCATGTGCGGCCCGAGTTTATGGAGCAACTGCGCATACTAACCGACGAAAATGAGGCTATGTTGATTTATGATGAAATACAAACCGGCGTAGGCCTGAGCGGCAAGTTTTGGTGTTACGAACATTTTGGCCCAAAGGCCCAACCTGATATATTGGTATTTGGAAAAAAAATGCAGGTATGCGGTATGCTGGCCAACAAGCGTGTAGATGAGAATGAAGAAAACGTGTTTAACGTATCATCTCGAATTAACTCCACTTGGGGTGGCAGCTTGGTTGATATGGTACGGGTAACCAAAATACTCGAAGTTATTTCGCAAGATCAATTAGTTGAGCAGGCTGCTAAAACCGGCAAGTATTTACAAGAGCAGCTCTCCTTATTAGCCAACGAGTTCTCAATAATAAGTAACATACGAGGTAAAGGCTTACTTACTGCCTTTGATTTTCCTGATCAAGCCACACGCGATTCATTTATTCAGCAAGGAATCAATCATCATGCTATGTTTCTGGGTTGTGCCCGGCAAACTATCAGGTTCAGGCCAGCTCTCATTATTCAAAAAGAAGATATTGATATGGGCTTAGATATTATGCGCCGTATTCTTCATACGTTATAAATTATAAATAATAATGGCGAGGATAATCAGTTTGGCACAAATCGTATTTTTTTCTCATCACAAACATACTATTATTATACGTTTACGTTTATTATGTACATGCTAAGAATATTGGCTTAATTTTAGTAGCAACTAACTGTATTACATATAACAACATTAAATAAACTACAAAGATTTAGAGGGGAATCTACAACTGAACATGAACAGGCAAACAGAGAAACTAAAAAAGCAGCTTCTCGAAATTTCTGATGTAATTAATTCATTTCAATCCGAAGCTGTACAAGTAAAAATTGTTGATCGCTTATTGGATGTGATGCTTGAATGGGAACGTGGTGAAGTAGAACATACCGACCATGTGAACAAAAGAACGCGGAACTTAACTTTACATAGCGGTAGCGGAGATTATGCATCATCCAAAAAGCCAGGTGCTACAAAAGTGTTAAATCAATTGTTGCACACTAGTTTTTTCGATGAACCGCATTCCATTGCAGATATTGCACAATACTGCAAAGAACAGTATGATTCAGATTTTAAAACATCTGAGTTATCTGGCATTCTGCTGAAACTTTCAAACGAAAACAAGTTACGTCGTGAACGCAGTAATGATAACAATCGTTACGAATATGTTAAAGCTTCTTAAAGTAAAAAGCCCTTGTTTGATAAACTAGGGCTTTTTACTTATACAGGGAGTGGGCTACTCTCCTACTACCTTAAATTAAATAAATTATCTACTCCTAATATTTTCTGCGATAAAAAGCCTTCCGCATACGTAACCTGCAAAGGGCGGCCAAATTCACGATCGCGTGCTTCTACTTTTAAAATAAAGTCAGGGTTGGAAATATAAGTTTGCGGTTCATCTATCCAATCAGGATTGTGAAACTGTGAACCATAAGCTTTGATACTTTCTACTTTTGTACTGAAGTGATCTGTAATATCTATTAATATATCGGGCTTAATGTAACTATCCTGTACAAAATGCAATACATGCTTAGGGCGCCAAGCTTCCTGCAGTTGCCCGTTATCATAAGTTTCTATCTTACGCAAACCCGAAAGGAAACAAGAAGTAGCTACCAAATCACTAGCACGGCCATGATCGGGGTGACGGTCGTAATAAGCATTGGTAATTACAATTTCTGGTTGATAGCGGCGTATTACCTCAATTACCTTTATTTGATACTCAGGCGTGTTCTGAAAAAATCC
This region includes:
- a CDS encoding ABC transporter permease, producing MNFSSFVASRITFKTKRTFSKLIVRIAIVGIMLGLGVMILSVAVLKGFKQEILTKVRGFAGDIQVTKFDNNFSYENSPFMVDSNLVRKVHRIPLLSHIMPFATKPGVIKANDEIEGVVLKGVDKTYDWTAFKPTLVAGQVINFADSAAAQESVMISSYTAARLKLKVGDNFLMFFVQERLRKRKFKIVGIYDAGLEDVNKTFVIGNLGVIQRLNNWTNREAGGYEVQITDFSRLGEAADTLSNLLPVYLKAYTVDENYQSIFEWLQLLDGNTRVMLVLMLIVAVINMISALLIMILERTAMIGMFKALGATNWAIQRVFLYNATYLIGLGLLLGNVFGLGLSWLQQQTHFFKLDKASYYMNFVPIQINSSDIILLNAGTLIICLLVLLLPSMLVSKITPVKAIRFK
- a CDS encoding RluA family pseudouridine synthase, encoding MSTENAFQEADEQDLYEHLRIIVDKGQSLLRIDKFLMHRIENASRNRIQNAIDLGNVLVNDKPVKPSYKVKPQDVISVVLPHPPRDTEVYPENIPLNITYEDDDVLIVNKPAGLVVHPGYNNYTGTLVNGLVYHFQKLPTLPGNDGRPGLVHRIDKDTSGLLLISKNERAMTWLARQFFEHTIARKYLALAWGDLEQDGIISGYIGRSVADRRVMSVYDDPEKGKWSVTHYKVLERFGYVTLIECQLETGRTHQIRAHMKHIGHPLFSDATYGGDRIVKGTTFSKYKQFIENCFELMPRQALHAQSLGFVHPTTRKFIYFEAPLPADFEAVLQKWRKYIVNTVEQND
- a CDS encoding exo-beta-N-acetylmuramidase NamZ family protein, whose amino-acid sequence is MKFIVHFAFTLMLGLAAITSTGQVTGQSGTHKKTAQIITGADQPNAYLSYLHNKNVGMVVNPTSIIGNRKMPLVDSLVKLSIHITKIFGPEHGFRGDASNGNTVNNSVDSKTGIPVISLYGSKYKPSVSDLKGIDVLVFDIQDVGTRFYTYISTLHYVMEACAENNLELVILDRPNPNGYCVDGPILDTAYRSFVGMHPIPIMHGLTIAEYAQMINGEGWLKNHVQCRLKIIKLANYNHQLSYTLPVNPSPNLNTAQSILLYPSICLFEGTTLSLGRGTLFPFQVVGHPALKGQYNFSFTPVSMPGMSENPPQKNQICYGIDLRNYNVNQLKQSGQLNLSWLLSLYHNFPDKLHFFNDYFTRLTGSKKLREQIEAGLNEQAIRQSWEPGLSRFKQLRKKYLIYP
- a CDS encoding DUF6588 family protein — translated: MKKPLLSVMAILSFITLRATAQTSDGVSQLLRTAPGDATKLFSAYANPLFKSLGTGLNNGWTNTAKTKGLLHFELRVSVSDVFTPASDKTFDINQLGLSSSVKVASGSSSIAPTFTGSKNVTPPTLDLYSNNGIRVDRFTLPARQISSIPTPQLQLTAGLPGNTDVTIRAIPKTKISDDIGSIGMFGFGLKHDIMSDIIGNTAAQIVPFNLAVLAGYTHFSYEDPLSVQPSTGKAPDASSTGKTDFSTQRIQGHLNGFNAQVIISKKLMFFTPFAAVGYSTAKTNVGLLGNYPVTSGLTTYTVYTDPIRIKQNSINTVKLDAGFQLDLSVFKFYASGSLGEYKSVNAGIGLGF
- a CDS encoding aminotransferase class IV, coding for MMPSFVNINGKLIPADAPQITVANRAFKYGDGLFESMRLVNGQLKFANLHASRLQQGMKTLKIEGYSLMDTWFLKEKAEELAVWNKAKNGRIRLTVYREGDGLYTPTDNKAGWVLELQPDEISGYQLNNKGLLMNVFTELQKPVNYLSNLKTCNSLLYVMAGLYKSQHRLDDVFLLNEHNFLCEGISSNVFVWYRDHLYTPALSEGCVDGIMRQVIINIALELDIPVTEAQMSPDILNEADEVFLTNATRGIQWVIGYGVKRYFNSLSKNLIDELNK
- the fmt gene encoding methionyl-tRNA formyltransferase, which gives rise to MRIVFMGTPDFAVASLEALLEAGCQIVGVVTAPDKPAGRGQKLKESAVKQYAVAQGLKVLQPEKLKNSEFLEELKSLQADLQVVVAFRMLPEAVWNMPAKGTINLHASLLPQYRGAAPINWAIINGEPESGVSTFFLKHEIDTGDLLFVEKVGIDPDVTAGEYHDRLMIKGAGLLVKTVKAIESGRYTEQPQEQLGDGQELKHAPKIFKEDCLIDWNQPVSKVYNRIRGLSPSPAAYTDLNDKTFKIYKAAKEQAQPTEHPGSYATDHKTYLKFACRDGYISVTDVQMEGKKRMGIEEFLRGVKL
- a CDS encoding DUF3050 domain-containing protein; this encodes MAFQDLRIERLKTQIEPLRQQLIQHSLYRHIATLDDLHTFMEHHAFAVWDFMSLLKALQQTLTCVHVPWMPVGNATTRYLINEIVTGEESDVDEQGNRTSHFELYLQAMQQAGGKANAIDALFNELRNGKTIDEALLIASIPIAARNFVQHTFDVIDTRKSYLQAAVFTFGREDLIPDMFISMVKEISRQFPGKVDLLLYYLERHIEVDGDHHSQLAYQMTAELCGDDETKWSEATEAVEAALKSRIALWDGILEAITLRETV
- a CDS encoding outer membrane beta-barrel protein — its product is MKKVLTLIAWLISMAELRAQNLEVAVQAGGNLSHYSGTNAEAYNSLGTKSRVGYQAGLQLQQNFKSGWLIGLYAGYEALKNSSHYSPIYFDNPLYYATVPTASGTSPVDYMIPDHVQTIFTNKFLNINPYLGYRFIMKDISIDVMPGLELGIRLSSTGKTEYSYSGSTGTADDPYNSAVQGSDLRLRGGLAVHIQRWSITGGYAYGLIKYLKTADEGSHSHIARLGLAYRLF